In Spinacia oleracea cultivar Varoflay chromosome 5, BTI_SOV_V1, whole genome shotgun sequence, a single window of DNA contains:
- the LOC130460769 gene encoding cytochrome c biogenesis CcmF C-terminal-like mitochondrial protein, with translation MRQKLVSRTVRRPSPTPAVMVRLRSTNTKKIQFTQRLPLGSELHMGKERCCLRGLDHLHGPTFHSICGNLMIYKPSLTNDRLIFEHEESLRADLLSINFLLENGKLEHFLHRWMKNREHPNFWLSMFPEKRYFRETTSTTEVAIHTNPFTDLYASIGTGSSRTGGWYTTIMKLPFLFFIRIGFLLASLGGSRSLLRQLQKDKLRWN, from the coding sequence ATGAGGCAGAAACTCGTCTCACGTACGGTTCGAAGGCCGAGCCCCACCCCAGCAGTAATGGTGCGGCTTAGGTCAACTAACACAAAGAAGATACAGTTCACTCAACGATTGCCTTTGGGTTCCGAACTCCATATGGGGAAGGAACGTTGTTGTTTGCGGGGTCTCGATCATTTACATGGACCCACTTTTCATTCCATTTGTGGGAATTTGATGATCTATAAACCGTCCTTAACGAATGATCGGCTCATCTTTGAGCATGAGGAATCACTTCGTGCCGACCTGTTGTCAATAAACTTTTTGCTTGAGAATGGAAAACTGGAGCATTTTCTGCATCGGTGGATGAAGAATCGCGAACATCCAAATTTCTGGTTAAGCATGTTCCCAGAAAAAAGATACTTTCGAGAAACAACGAGCACGACTGAAGTAGCTATCCATACAAATCCATTTACGGATCTATATGCTTCGATTGGAACTGGAAGTTCAAGAACAGGCGGCTGGTATACTACCATAATGAAActgccttttcttttttttattcggaTAGGATTTCTGTTGGCTTCGTTGGGAGGCTCGCGTAGTTTGTTACGTCAACTCCAAAAGGATAAATTGCGTTGGAATTGA
- the LOC130460771 gene encoding LOW QUALITY PROTEIN: cytochrome c biogenesis CcmF N-terminal-like mitochondrial protein 2 (The sequence of the model RefSeq protein was modified relative to this genomic sequence to represent the inferred CDS: deleted 1 base in 1 codon), producing the protein MERQRPLLCLFVGPPARTQWSGWLVVSGSRRNASFMPRVLATARIHSVILPLLHSWTLLLNIVTFLCCVLGTFSIRSGLLAPVHSFATDDTRGIFLWRFFLLMTGISMILFSQMKQQASVRRTYKKEMVVARSTLVHLRHLARAQPRPLMLWKN; encoded by the exons ATGGAAAGACAAAGACCACTACTTTGCCTCTTTGTTGGACCGCCGGCGCGAACACAGTG GTCGGGGTGGCTGGTGGTTTCGGGATCCCGTAGA AATGCTTCTTTTATGCCTCGGGTATTAGCCACAGCTCGTATTCATTCAGTCATTTTACCCCTTCTTCATTCTTGGACTTTGCTTCTTAATATTGTGACTTTTCTATGCTGTGTCTTAGGAACCTTTTCAATACGGTCCGGATTGCTAGCTCCCGTTCATAGTTTTGCTACAGATGATACACGAGGAATCTTTTTATGGCGGTTCTTCCTTCTAATGACCGGCATATCTATGATTCTTTTCTCTCAGATGAAGCAGCAGGCATCGGTCCGTAGAACCTATAAAAAAGAGATGGTTGTAGCGCGAAGTACTCTTGTGCACTTACGTCACTTGGCTCGCGCGCAACCTCGCCCCCTTATGTTATGGAAGAATTGA
- the LOC130460770 gene encoding uncharacterized protein, which yields MQGGCIADIGSCGTGFDSASGSVRTKKFRTKGSELADRKGKKKKAMPRAPSIRCSSIDEALSLSSRARCNKG from the coding sequence ATGCAAGGAGGATGTATAGCTGATATAGGATCTTGTGGAACAGGATTTGATTCTGCAAGCGGTTCGGTACGAACGAAGAAATTTCGAACAAAAGGATCGGAACTCGCTGATaggaaaggaaagaaaaagaaagcaaTGCCAAGAGCTCCGTCAATCCGCTGTTCATCGATAGACGAAGCTCTCTCTTTATCATCTCGTGCCAGATGCAACAAAGGATGA
- the LOC130460766 gene encoding cytochrome c biogenesis CcmF C-terminal-like mitochondrial protein, with protein MVKLQNFFFFITSMVVPCGTAAPVLLKWFVSRDVPTGAPFSNGTLIPILIPSFLLLVYLHSRKFIRSMDGVKSGVLVRASCPILLPDIIGRSSSETRARNALFRFVPILHFLLLELKGDLPYLESFCGVLRLLFFRTFFSLPRDRSAKRERARRRKGQTLRPNGNEQRRNEKRKCPGRPHLERRVEGFGPVAFPVPPSSGGACMGGVLPEIGLEAPALPTSRQLMAVGRDYYQKVNMKMNISHGGVCIFMLGVLLSCDPAAYVRPVAHASYLFRAGGVNSDSIRVFNPAAEVLS; from the coding sequence ATGGTAAAACTCCAGaactttttctttttcattacTTCCATGGTCGTGCCTTGTGGCACGGCAGCACCCGTACTATTGAAATGGTTCGTCAGTAGAGATGTTCCCACAGGTGCCCCTTTTTCCAATGGTACTTTAATTCCTATTCTTATCCCTTCATTCCTTCTTTTGGTTTATCTACATTCCAGGAAATTCATACGCTCTATGGACGGAGTCAAAAGTGGAGTCTTGGTCAGAGCAAGTTGCCCTATTTTATTACCAGACATAATTGGGAGAAGCTCATCCGAAACTAGAGCTAGAAACGCCTTATTTCGTTTCGTTCCCattcttcattttcttcttctcGAATTAAAGGGGGACTTACCCTATTTAGAATCTTTTTGCGGTGTGCTCCGTTTACTATTCTTTCGTACTTTCTTCTCTTTACCACGCGATAGGTCAGCGAAGCGTGAGCGGGCGCGGAGAAGAAAAGGCCAAACACTTCGGCCTAACGGGAATGAGCAACGACGAAATGAAAAGAGAAAGTGCCCCGGGCGCCCCCATTTAGAAAGAAGGGTCGAAGGGTTTGGGCCTGTAGCTTTCCCCGTCCCCCCTTCGTCGGGTGGTGCTTGCATGGGGGGTGTGCTACCTGAAATCGGGCTTGAAGCTCCCGCCTTACCAACGAGCCGACAGCTGATGGCTGTTGGTCGCGACTACTACCAAAAAGTGAACATGAAGATGAATATTTCACATGGGGGAGTGTGCATCTTTATGTTGGGTGTTCTTCTGTCGTGCGACCCGGCGGCTTATGTGCGACCTGTGGCCCACGCCTCCTATTTGTTCAGGGCGGGCGGCGTGAACTCTGATTCGATCCGGGTATTCAATCCCGCCGCTGAGGTGCTCAGTTGA